AAGCTTGGACAGAGCATCAGGCTGGAGCCGTAGGATATTTAAGAGtctggaagggggagggaggagcagagggaactAGGAAGGAGCCCAGGTTTCTGGCCCCGCTCCTTAACGAGGGACCTGCATCAGAATGGCCTGAGAACACTCGGTATCAATGTTTAGGCCCTCATCGATGCTCACATCTGGAGGTACTGGTGCAgcaggtgtgtgggggggaatgtGTGTGCTACTACCAGGGTTTAAGGACCTCCCCAGGTGACTTCTGTCCGGCCTGGGATCTCTGCCCTTGTACACACTAAGGTTGCCCCAGAGGCTTCCTTAATCACCCACATTTGAACTCTTGCTTCAAGGAGCTCTATTCTGCAAAGGAGACAAACctatacacgtgtgtgtgtgtgtgtgtgtgtgtgtgtgtgtgtgtatgtatatatatatatatatatatggctacAAAAGGTGACAAGTGTAGAGGATCAGAGGCTTGCGGGGAGCTCATAGGAGGGGTTGCAGGCCGAGTGGCTGGTGGTGGAACTTGGTTGTTGAGAGGGGATGGAGGCCAGAGGGAACCTAGCCTGTGGAGGCTTATTTAGGggccagagcagggcctgggaaGGTGGCTGGGCCCCCACTTCCCTTTGAACAGAGGGAGGCCATTGATTTGTCATTCCACATCTTAGGATGGCATTGAGCCCATGTGGGAAGATAGCAGGAATAAGAGGGGTGGCCGCTGGCTGGTCAGTCTCGCCAAGCAGCAGCGCCACAGTGAGCTGGACCGCCTGTGGCTGGAGACAGTGAGTGCggatggggagaggaaaggagatgaggggcggggaggggtggggtggggagggtccccACTAGAAGAGACTGAGCTGATGTAGGGTCAGTGGTCTCCCAGATAGTGGGAGCACTCCCTGTGACTCAGGGAGAGCTCTCACTATCCTCTCTTTTTGGCCCTAGCTGCTGTGTCTGATCGGGGAGAGCTTTGAGGAGCACAGCCGGGAGGTGTGTGGGGCTGTTATCAACATTCGAACCAAGGGGGACAAGATTGCCGTGTGGACGAGGGAGGCAGAGAACCAGGAGGGCGTGCTGCACATTGGGTGAGGGGGATCCCTAGCACAGAGTCTCTTCTAGGGGAGAAGGTGAATGTGTGTACGGGTAGAGGCTTGGCCTGTGAGGGAGACCTCTGGAACTTTGTGTCCTCTCCCCCTACTTCCTTACCCACTTGTATGAGGGTTTGGAATCCAGATTTCAAGCTTTTTCTAGCAAGACTCTTCTTTTGCATTAAAGAATCCTATTTTGGGTTTCCACCTAGTAAGGATGCACAAAGAGTGATGGTGGCTGGAACCAAGATAGGAATTCTGGTCAAAGGAGGACCCAGGATCCCAGGTTATCTCCAGGACCTGCTGATGACGatctcatttcctctcctcctctcctcctcttcctcctcctcctcctcctcctcctcctcctccaggcggGTCTACAAGGAGCGCCTGGGCCTCTCTACGAAGATTGTCATTGGGTACCAGGCTCATGCAGACACGGCCACCAAGAGCAACTCCCTAGCCAAGAATAAGTTTGTGGTGTGATGAGACCTTGGCACCATTATCCATTCAGCTGCCCCTGAGCCTTTCCCTGCCCTGTGtatgtgggggttggggggtgggggcgtaCTAGGCTACAATGGTGATgtagggcagggggaggggttaGAGAATGGGGTTCTCCCATGTATTGGAGTGAATATGGACATTCTTTAACGTGAGTTGGGGCTTAGGCCTAGGGACAGCTCTGTGGTCAGGGAGCCAGCCTGAGGGCCCAGGAAAGGTGGAGGAAAGCCCTGAGTATCTTTGTTTCATCTGAGGGTGGGTTGGGGTGAGTCACTGGGGGGAAGCAAAGCTCAACCAAAGGTGGAAAGATGACAAGAGCATCCTACAGTCCAGCACTTACTCTGTGCATACCCCTAGGAAAGGGGCTGGGTGGTCTGAAGGCCATATTCTTCTAGGGGGAGGGGGCCCAAGGCTGCTGACACTCTGAAAGCTGGATCTTGAGGACAGagtgtgggggtaggggtggaggtgtGGGAGGTGGGTGCTCCTCTTTGGATTACTCTATTTCAAGCCTTTATGAATTGCCTTCTCATCAGCTTTGTAGCCTTGGAGCCTACCCTGTACCTTATACCTTCCCTCAACTGGATGTGGGTCCCTGGAGCAGGCTGTACATCATAAGGGTTGCAGTCTTAGAGGCAGAACCCCATTATCTCACAGAGAGACGTGTGTCCTCTTGCCCTTTCCTCAGCTGTGCCCAGGGATGTCTGGGCCTCGCCTGCCTCATGATCATGGTGATGTGGAGGTGGGTAGGTAGATGAGGTCCTGGCCCAGGAGTGCGGGACAGTAGTGGTTAGTTCTCATAGTTCTGCTTGAGGTGGATTAACTAAAAAGGTGATgaagggaagcctgagtggctcagcggctaagcatctgccttcggctcagggcctcatc
The genomic region above belongs to Vulpes lagopus strain Blue_001 chromosome 3, ASM1834538v1, whole genome shotgun sequence and contains:
- the EIF4E1B gene encoding eukaryotic translation initiation factor 4E type 1B isoform X1, with product MATASPAREAESGIRKWEEKEEKKDEKEGAEGAMNTPGALLSQRGKAQDGGPPGVKLELHPLLNRWALWFFKNDRSRTWQDNLRLVTKFDTVEDFWAMYSHIQLASKLSSGCDYALFKDGIEPMWEDSRNKRGGRWLVSLAKQQRHSELDRLWLETLLCLIGESFEEHSREVCGAVINIRTKGDKIAVWTREAENQEGVLHIGRVYKERLGLSTKIVIGYQAHADTATKSNSLAKNKFVV